In Drosophila pseudoobscura strain MV-25-SWS-2005 chromosome 4, UCI_Dpse_MV25, whole genome shotgun sequence, the following proteins share a genomic window:
- the LOC4817032 gene encoding mucin-5AC isoform X2: METIERSTPQMMMMLLLLFLFLSGSSVLSSPLDPEDMELLEMMLRDGDGYPNSGRSLRDISVLPATSIGCDENDSEEDFKMFDDIEESVECEDFLPPCEPAVVEEHPINHPCFLRLILLRTPLLKHDPCVNFTLAQETPKSTEKPRKPKKKCDPKSKANISKTPGTQNGSKAMPNTGQKEVQTTPNTENKEKKILSETGEATTKKPDSSSTTISTSRTEKTSTEGSSPTKRVPNRKNRKLTTPRTTTTTATTTAGATTTEKTITTEDTTTEIISTTTTTEAEGEEQTTLTTTTTTAAPTRTTKRAATRRTTRAIPINEDAQLKSIGLKKNKRATTVAPRKPKPDNSTYNFKSKANGLFGVPGQPIIKIDSQPSEVIKVVLSKDVGEMRLPAEETDTSTPLTTTTSEPETTTTDESCEEDMETTNEVENETEETEYFPETEEETEEASDMDRAKSTSTTEEPCVDADADDQGTNLCPEFMPAYGNSNSRPPPGPRFRKPVKNYVEPILYEGSFAKPRQRIGLTQPQPQRRDYFVSNKQIVPRPRPKYRKRLPHSIYMNNIIRGVDCVDDVTASPYPQVGPYPQPFRAIQPSQGQRNWPASRRPGGGYGSVQRSPGYGPLPAPVQRIRSSPAPRYPGCSEEEQHYHNDRESNEDQHDFEEEAAALMRAPEPTPSIDPCQAEHDHPHYGQHLQQSVHDYSQSKNFFT; encoded by the exons ATGGAAACCATCGAGAGAAGCACTCcccagatgatgatgatgctgctgctgttatttcTATTCCTTTCTGGATCTTCGGTTTTAAG TTCCCCTCTGGACCCAGAAGATATGGAACTGCTGGAGATGATGCTCCGGGATGGCGATGGATACCCGAATAGTGGACGAAGTCTGAGGGACATATCCGTGCTGCCGGCCACATCGATTGGCTGCGACGAGAACGATTCCGAAGAGGACTTTAAAATGTTCGACGATATCGAGGAGAGCGTAGAGTGCGAGGACTTTCTGCCACCCTGTGAACCGGCAGTGGTGGAAGAACATCCTATAAATCATCCCTGCTTTTTGCGCCTAATCCTGCTGCGGACCCCACTCCTGAAGCATGACCCATGCGTCAACTTCACACTGGCGCAAGAAACCCCGAAATCAACTGAAAAGCCTAGAAAGCCCAAGAAGAAATGCGATCCCAAGTCGAAGGCAAACATTTCCAAAACTCCAGGTACTCAGAATGGGTCGAAAGCGATGCCAAACACTGGCCAAAAGGAAGTCCAAACAACGCCCAATActgaaaataaagaaaagaaaatacttTCCGAAACTGGCGAAGCGACAACCAAAAAACCCGATTCAAGTTCAACAACAATCTCAACATCAAGAACAGAGAAAACTTCTACTGAAGGTAGTTCCCCAACAAAAAGAGTTCCAAATCGAAAGAACAGAAAGCTAACCACTCCCAggaccacaacaacaacagcaacaaccacagccgGAGCCACGACCACAGAGAAGACCATCACTACAGAGGATACAACGACAGAGATCAttagcaccaccaccaccaccgaagcagaaggagaagaacaAACAACCttaacgacaacgacaacgactgCAGCACCCACCAGAACCACCAAAAGAGCAGCCACTCGTCGCACAACCAGAGCAATTCCAATCAACGAGGACGCCCAACTGAAATCCATTGgcttaaagaaaaataagaGAGCTACCACAGTCGCTCCTCGAAAGCCTAAACCAGACAATAGTACTTATAATTTCAAAAGCAAGGCCAATGGCCTATTCGGAGTTCCAGGCCAACCCATAATCAAGATCGATAGCCAACCCAGCGAGGTCATTAAAGTCGTTCTATCCAAAGATGTGGGGGAAATGCGGCTACCGGCGGAAGAGACAGACACTTCAACACCCTTGACAACCACAACATCCGAGCCGGAAACGACGACAACTGATGAGAGCTGCGAAGAAGACATGGAAACCACCAACGAAGTGGAAAATGAAACAGAAGAAACAGAATATTTCCCAGAAACCGAAGAGGAAACCGAAGAAG CATCAGACATGGATAGAGCCAAGTCAACCTCAACCACGGAGGAGCCCTGCGTAGACGCGGACGCCGATGATCAAGGAACAAATCTCTGTCCGGAGTTTATGCCAGCATACGGCAACT CAAACTCCAGGCCCCCACCAGGACCACGGTTCCGAAAGCCCGTGAAGAACTATGTGGAACCCATTCTATACGAGGGATCGTTTGCCAAGCCGCGCCAGAGGATCGGATTAACACAACCCCAACCGCAGCGCCGGGACTACTTTGTAAGCAACAAGCAGATTGTGCCAAGACCCAGGCCTAAGTACAGGAAGCGGCTGCCCCACTCGATCTACATGAATAATATTATCAGGGGTGTGGACTGCGTCGACGATGTGACTGCGAGTCCCTATCCACAGGTTGGCCCTTATCCACAGCCCTTTAGAGCCATACAACCATCTCAGGGGCAACGCAACTGGCCAGCGAGTCGTCGACCAGGAGGAGGATATGGCTCTGTCCAGAGGAGCCCTGGCTATGGTCCGTTACCAGCGCCGGTTCAACGTATCCGTTCCTCTCCGGCTCCTCGATATCCGGGATGTTCAGAGGAAGAGCAGCACTATCACAATGACAGGGAGAGCAATGAGGATCAGCATGACTTCGAGGAGGAGGCAGCCGCCTTGATGCGAGCACCCGAACCGACACCCAGCATAGATCCCTGCCAGGCAGAGCATGATCACCCCCATTACGGACAGCATCTCCAGCAATCAGTCCACGATTATTCACAATCCAAAAACTTCTTTACCTAA
- the LOC4817032 gene encoding uncharacterized protein isoform X1, with product METIERSTPQMMMMLLLLFLFLSGSSVLSSPLDPEDMELLEMMLRDGDGYPNSGRSLRDISVLPATSIGCDENDSEEDFKMFDDIEESVECEDFLPPCEPAVVEEHPINHPCFLRLILLRTPLLKHDPCVNFTLAQETPKSTEKPRKPKKKCDPKSKANISKTPGTQNGSKAMPNTGQKEVQTTPNTENKEKKILSETGEATTKKPDSSSTTISTSRTEKTSTEGSSPTKRVPNRKNRKLTTPRTTTTTATTTAGATTTEKTITTEDTTTEIISTTTTTEAEGEEQTTLTTTTTTAAPTRTTKRAATRRTTRAIPINEDAQLKSIGLKKNKRATTVAPRKPKPDNSTYNFKSKANGLFGVPGQPIIKIDSQPSEVIKVVLSKDVGEMRLPAEETDTSTPLTTTTSEPETTTTDESCEEDMETTNEVENETEETEYFPETEEETEEDLFVSASDMDRAKSTSTTEEPCVDADADDQGTNLCPEFMPAYGNSNSRPPPGPRFRKPVKNYVEPILYEGSFAKPRQRIGLTQPQPQRRDYFVSNKQIVPRPRPKYRKRLPHSIYMNNIIRGVDCVDDVTASPYPQVGPYPQPFRAIQPSQGQRNWPASRRPGGGYGSVQRSPGYGPLPAPVQRIRSSPAPRYPGCSEEEQHYHNDRESNEDQHDFEEEAAALMRAPEPTPSIDPCQAEHDHPHYGQHLQQSVHDYSQSKNFFT from the exons ATGGAAACCATCGAGAGAAGCACTCcccagatgatgatgatgctgctgctgttatttcTATTCCTTTCTGGATCTTCGGTTTTAAG TTCCCCTCTGGACCCAGAAGATATGGAACTGCTGGAGATGATGCTCCGGGATGGCGATGGATACCCGAATAGTGGACGAAGTCTGAGGGACATATCCGTGCTGCCGGCCACATCGATTGGCTGCGACGAGAACGATTCCGAAGAGGACTTTAAAATGTTCGACGATATCGAGGAGAGCGTAGAGTGCGAGGACTTTCTGCCACCCTGTGAACCGGCAGTGGTGGAAGAACATCCTATAAATCATCCCTGCTTTTTGCGCCTAATCCTGCTGCGGACCCCACTCCTGAAGCATGACCCATGCGTCAACTTCACACTGGCGCAAGAAACCCCGAAATCAACTGAAAAGCCTAGAAAGCCCAAGAAGAAATGCGATCCCAAGTCGAAGGCAAACATTTCCAAAACTCCAGGTACTCAGAATGGGTCGAAAGCGATGCCAAACACTGGCCAAAAGGAAGTCCAAACAACGCCCAATActgaaaataaagaaaagaaaatacttTCCGAAACTGGCGAAGCGACAACCAAAAAACCCGATTCAAGTTCAACAACAATCTCAACATCAAGAACAGAGAAAACTTCTACTGAAGGTAGTTCCCCAACAAAAAGAGTTCCAAATCGAAAGAACAGAAAGCTAACCACTCCCAggaccacaacaacaacagcaacaaccacagccgGAGCCACGACCACAGAGAAGACCATCACTACAGAGGATACAACGACAGAGATCAttagcaccaccaccaccaccgaagcagaaggagaagaacaAACAACCttaacgacaacgacaacgactgCAGCACCCACCAGAACCACCAAAAGAGCAGCCACTCGTCGCACAACCAGAGCAATTCCAATCAACGAGGACGCCCAACTGAAATCCATTGgcttaaagaaaaataagaGAGCTACCACAGTCGCTCCTCGAAAGCCTAAACCAGACAATAGTACTTATAATTTCAAAAGCAAGGCCAATGGCCTATTCGGAGTTCCAGGCCAACCCATAATCAAGATCGATAGCCAACCCAGCGAGGTCATTAAAGTCGTTCTATCCAAAGATGTGGGGGAAATGCGGCTACCGGCGGAAGAGACAGACACTTCAACACCCTTGACAACCACAACATCCGAGCCGGAAACGACGACAACTGATGAGAGCTGCGAAGAAGACATGGAAACCACCAACGAAGTGGAAAATGAAACAGAAGAAACAGAATATTTCCCAGAAACCGAAGAGGAAACCGAAGAAG ATCTGTTTGTTTCAGCATCAGACATGGATAGAGCCAAGTCAACCTCAACCACGGAGGAGCCCTGCGTAGACGCGGACGCCGATGATCAAGGAACAAATCTCTGTCCGGAGTTTATGCCAGCATACGGCAACT CAAACTCCAGGCCCCCACCAGGACCACGGTTCCGAAAGCCCGTGAAGAACTATGTGGAACCCATTCTATACGAGGGATCGTTTGCCAAGCCGCGCCAGAGGATCGGATTAACACAACCCCAACCGCAGCGCCGGGACTACTTTGTAAGCAACAAGCAGATTGTGCCAAGACCCAGGCCTAAGTACAGGAAGCGGCTGCCCCACTCGATCTACATGAATAATATTATCAGGGGTGTGGACTGCGTCGACGATGTGACTGCGAGTCCCTATCCACAGGTTGGCCCTTATCCACAGCCCTTTAGAGCCATACAACCATCTCAGGGGCAACGCAACTGGCCAGCGAGTCGTCGACCAGGAGGAGGATATGGCTCTGTCCAGAGGAGCCCTGGCTATGGTCCGTTACCAGCGCCGGTTCAACGTATCCGTTCCTCTCCGGCTCCTCGATATCCGGGATGTTCAGAGGAAGAGCAGCACTATCACAATGACAGGGAGAGCAATGAGGATCAGCATGACTTCGAGGAGGAGGCAGCCGCCTTGATGCGAGCACCCGAACCGACACCCAGCATAGATCCCTGCCAGGCAGAGCATGATCACCCCCATTACGGACAGCATCTCCAGCAATCAGTCCACGATTATTCACAATCCAAAAACTTCTTTACCTAA